One genomic window of Struthio camelus isolate bStrCam1 chromosome 1, bStrCam1.hap1, whole genome shotgun sequence includes the following:
- the LOC104145802 gene encoding histone H2B 1/2/3/4/6: protein MPEPAKSAPAPKKGSKKAVTKTQKKGDKKRKKSRKESYSIYVYKVLKQVHPDTGISSKAMGIMNSFVNDIFERIAGEASRLAHYNKRSTITSREIQTAVRLLLPGELAKHAVSEGTKAVTKYTSSK from the coding sequence ATGCCTGAGCCGGCCAAGTCCGCGCCCGCGCCCAAGAAGGGCTCCAAGAAGGCGGTGACCAAGACGCAGAAGAAGGGCGACAAGAAGCGCAAGAAGAGCCGCAAGGAGAGCTACTCGATCTACGTGTACAAGGTGCTGAAGCAGGTGCACCCCGACACGGGCATCTCGTCCAAGGCCATGGGCATCATGAACTCCTTCGTCAACGACATCTTCGAGCGCATCGCCGGCGAGGCGTCGCGCCTGGCGCACTACAACAAGCGCTCCACCATCACCTCGCGGGAGATCCAGACTGCCGTGCGGCTCCTGCTGCCCGGCGAGCTGGCCAAGCACGCCGTCTCCGAGGGCACCAAGGCTGTCACCAAGTACACCAGCTCTAAGTAA
- the LOC104145839 gene encoding histone H1.01-like, with protein MSETAPAAAPAAAAAPAPAAKAAAKKPKKAAGGSKARKPSGPSVTELITKAVSASKERKGLSLAALKKALAAGGYDVEKNNSRIKLGLKSLVSKGTLVQTKGIGASGSFRLNKRPGETKEKAPKKRAAAAKPKKPAAKKPASAAKKPKKAAAVKKSPKKAKKPAAAAAKKAAKSPKKAAKAAKPKKAAKSPAKAKAVKPKPAKPKATKPKAAKAKKAAPKKK; from the coding sequence ATGTCCGAGACcgcgcccgccgcagcgcccgccgctgccgccgctccggccccggcggccaAGGCCGCCGCCAAGAAGCCGAAgaaggcggcgggcggctccaAAGCCCGCAAGCCCTCGGGCCCCAGCGTCACCGAGCTGATCACTAAGGCCGTGTCTGCCTCCAAGGAGCGCAAGGGGCTCTCGCTGGCCGCGCTCAAGAAGGCGCTGGCCGCCGGCGGCTACGACGTGGAGAAGAACAACAGCCGCATCAAGCTGGGGCTCAAGAGCCTTGTCAGCAAGGGCACCCTGGTGCAGACCAAGGGTATCGGCGCCTCCGGCTCCTTCCGCCTCAACAAGAGACCTGGAGAAACGAAAGAAAAAGCCCCGAAGAAGCGGGCAGCGGCAGCCAAGCCCAAGAAGCCGGCGGCCAAGAAGCCCGCGAGCGCCGCCAAGAAGCCCAAGAAGGCGGCGGCGGTGAAGAAGAGCCCCAAGAAGGCGAAgaagccggcggccgccgcggccaagAAAGCGGCCAAGAGCCCCAAGAAGGCGGCCAAGGCTGCGAAGCCCAAGAAGGCAGCGAAGAGCCCGGCCAAGGCGAAGGCGGTGAAGCCCAAGCCTGCCAAGCCCAAGGCGACCAAGCCCAAGGCggccaaggcaaagaaggcagcGCCCAAGAAGAAGTAA
- the LOC138066845 gene encoding histone H2A-IV: MSGRGKQGGKARAKAKSRSSRAGLQFPVGRVHRLLRKGNYAERVGAGAPVYLAAVLEYLTAEILELAGNAARDNKKTRIIPRHLQLAIRNDEELNKLLGKVTIAQGGVLPNIQAVLLPKKTDSHKAKAK; encoded by the coding sequence ATGTCGGGGCGCGGGAAGCAGGGCGGCAAGGCGCGGGCCAAGGCCAAGTCGCGCTCGTCGCGGGCCGGGCTGCAGTTCCCCGTGGGCCGCGTGCACCGACTGCTGCGCAAGGGCAACTACGCGGAGCGGGTGGGCGCCGGCGCGCCCGTGTACCTGGCGGCCGTGCTGGAGTACCTGACGGCCGAGATCCTGGAGCTGGCGGGCAACGCGGCGCGCGACAACAAGAAGACGCGCATCATCCCCCGCCACCTGCAGCTCGCCATCCGCAACGACGAGGAGCTCAACAAGCTGCTGGGCAAGGTGACCATCGCGCAGGGCGGCGTGCTGCCCAACATCCAGGCCGTGCTGCTGCCCAAGAAGACCGACAGCCACAAGGCCAAAGCCAAGTGA
- the LOC104145841 gene encoding LOW QUALITY PROTEIN: histone H1.01 (The sequence of the model RefSeq protein was modified relative to this genomic sequence to represent the inferred CDS: deleted 2 bases in 1 codon), whose amino-acid sequence YYRLCTKAAAKKPKKAAGGSKARKPSGPSVTELITKAVSASKERKGLSLAALKKALAAGGYDVEKNNSRIKLGLKSLVSKGTLVQTKGTGASGSFMLTNPGKYKQKAPRKKLVAKKPVGPSKRLAEATATRRRKDNKQCSKGAKKPAAKSPKDQAVKSPAKPKRTKAKVKDTAPKDYPARNVTKVKLKTIMLFTV is encoded by the exons TATTACCGCCTCTGCACCAAGGCTGCCGCCAAGAAGCCGAAgaaggcggcgggcggctccaAAGCCCGCAAGCCCTCGGGCCCCAGCGTCACCGAGCTGATCACCAAGGCCGTGTCCGCCTCCAAGGAGCGCAAGGGGCTCTCGCTGGCCGCGCTCAAGAAGGCGCTGGCCGCCGGCGGCTACGACGTGGAGAAGAACAACAGCCGCATCAAGCTGGGGCTCAAGAGCCTCGTCAGCAAGGGCACCCTGGTGCAGACCAAGGGCACCGGCGCCTCCGGCTCTTTCATGCTAACAAACCCGGGGAAGTACAAGCAGAAGGCGCCCAGGAAAAAGCTGGTGGCCAAGAAGCCCGTCGGCCCCTCCAAGAGGTTGGCAGAAGCAACAgcaacaagaagaagaaaagacaataAACAGTGCTCCAAGGGAGCCAAGAAGCCAGCGGCCAAGAGTCCCAAG GACCAAGCAGTGAAGAGCCCGGCCAAGCCCAAGAGAACTAAAGCAAAGGTGAAGGACACGGCACCTAAGGACTACCCTGCCAGAAATGTTacaaaagtcaaattaaaaacaataatgcTTTTTACTGTGTAA
- the LOC138060919 gene encoding histone H2B 5 — protein MPEPAKSAPAPKKGSKKAVTKTQKKGDKKRRKSRKESYSIYVYKVLKQVHPDTGISSKAMGIMNSFVNDIFERIAGEASRLAHYNKRSTITSREIQTAVRLLLPGELAKHAVSEGTKAVTKYTSSK, from the coding sequence ATGCCTGAGCCGGCCAAGTCCGCGCCCGCGCCCAAGAAGGGTTCCAAGAAGGCGGTGACTAAGACGCAGAAGAAGGGCGACAAGAAGCGCCGTAAGAGCCGCAAGGAGAGCTACTCGATCTACGTGTACAAGGTGCTGAAGCAGGTGCACCCCGACACGGGCATCTCGTCCAAGGCCATGGGCATCATGAACTCCTTCGTCAACGACATCTTCGAGCGCATCGCCGGCGAGGCGTCGCGCCTGGCGCACTACAACAAGCGCTCCACCATCACCTCGCGGGAGATCCAGACGGCCGTGCGGCTCCTGCTGCCCGGCGAGCTGGCCAAGCACGCCGTCTCCGAGGGCACCAAGGCCGTCACCAAGTACACCAGCTCTAAGTAA
- the LOC138066848 gene encoding histone H1.01-like has translation MSETAPAPAAEAAPAAAAAPAPAAKAAAKKPKKAAGGSKARKPSGPSVTELITKAVSASKERKGLSLAALKKALAAGGYDVEKNNSRIKLGLKSLVSKGTLVQTKGIGASGSFKLSKRPGETKEKAPKKRAAAAKPKKPAAKKPASAAKKPKKAAAVKKSPKKAKKPAAAAAKKAAKSPKKAAKAAKPKKAAKSPAKAKAVKPKPAKPKATKPKAAKAKKAAPKKK, from the coding sequence ATGTCCGAGACCGCGCCCGCTCCTGCTGCCGAggcggcgcccgccgctgccgccgctccggccccggcggccaAGGCCGCCGCCAAGAAGCCGAAgaaggcggcgggcggctccaAAGCCCGCAAGCCCTCGGGCCCCAGCGTCACCGAGCTGATCACTAAGGCCGTGTCTGCCTCCAAGGAGCGCAAGGGGCTCTCGCTGGCCGCGCTCAAGAAGGCGCTGGCCGCCGGCGGCTACGACGTGGAGAAGAACAACAGCCGCATCAAGCTGGGGCTCAAGAGCCTTGTCAGCAAGGGCACCCTGGTGCAGACCAAGGGTATCGGCGCCTCCGGCTCTTTCAAACTCAGTAAGAGACCTGGAGAAACGAAAGAAAAAGCCCCGAAGAAGCGGGCAGCGGCAGCCAAGCCCAAGAAGCCGGCGGCCAAGAAGCCCGCGAGCGCCGCCAAGAAGCCCAAGAAGGCGGCGGCGGTGAAGAAGAGCCCCAAGAAGGCGAAgaagccggcggccgccgcggccaagAAAGCGGCCAAGAGCCCCAAGAAGGCGGCCAAGGCTGCGAAGCCCAAGAAGGCAGCGAAGAGCCCGGCCAAGGCGAAGGCGGTGAAGCCCAAGCCTGCCAAGCCCAAGGCGACCAAGCCCAAGGCggccaaggcaaagaaggcagcGCCCAAGAAGAAGTAA
- the LOC138066850 gene encoding histone H3: MARTKQTARKSTGGKAPRKQLATKAARKSAPATGGVKKPHRYRPGTVALREIRRYQKSTELLIRKLPFQRLVREIAQDFKTDLRFQSSAVMALQEASEAYLVGLFEDTNLCAIHAKRVTIMPKDIQLARRIRGERA, translated from the coding sequence ATGGCGCGGACGAAGCAGACGGCGCGTAAGTCGACGGGCGGGAAGGCGCCGCGCAAGCAGCTGGCCACCAAGGCGGCCCGCAAGAGCGCGCCGGCCACGGGCGGCGTGAAGAAGCCGCACCGCTACCGGCCCGGCACGGTGGCGCTGCGCGAGATCCGGCGCTACCAGAAGTCGACGGAGCTGCTGATCCGCAAGCTGCCCTTCCAGCGCCTGGTGCGCGAGATCGCGCAGGACTTCAAGACGGACCTGCGCTTCCAGAGCTCGGCCGTCATGGCGCTGCAGGAGGCCAGCGAGGCCTACCTGGTGGGGCTCTTCGAGGACACCAACCTCTGCGCCATCCACGCCAAGCGCGTCACCATCATGCCCAAGGACATCCAGCTCGCCCGCCGCATCCGCGGCGAGCGCGCCTGa
- the LOC138066852 gene encoding histone H2A-IV encodes MSGRGKQGGKARAKAKSRSSRAGLQFPVGRVHRLLRKGNYAERVGAGAPVYLAAVLEYLTAEILELAGNAARDNKKTRIIPRHLQLAIRNDEELNKLLGKVTIAQGGVLPNIQAVLLPKKTDSHKAKAK; translated from the coding sequence ATGTCGGGCCGCGGGAAGCAGGGCGGCAAGGCGCGGGCCAAGGCCAAGTCGCGCTCGTCGCGGGCCGGGCTGCAGTTCCCCGTGGGCCGCGTGCACCGGCTGCTGCGCAAGGGCAACTACGCGGAGCGGGTGGGCGCCGGTGCGCCCGTGTACCTGGCGGCCGTGCTGGAGTACCTGACGGCCGAGATCCTGGAGCTGGCGGGCAACGCGGCGCGCGACAACAAGAAGACGCGCATCATCCCCCGCCACCTGCAGCTCGCCATCCGCAACGACGAGGAGCTCAACAAGCTGCTGGGCAAGGTGACCATCGCGCAGGGCGGCGTGCTGCCCAACATCCAGGCCGTGCTGCTGCCCAAGAAGACCGACAGCCACAAGGCCAAAGCCAAGtga